From one Lycium barbarum isolate Lr01 chromosome 6, ASM1917538v2, whole genome shotgun sequence genomic stretch:
- the LOC132644643 gene encoding uncharacterized protein LOC132644643 has protein sequence MASSSKTVIMALLMIIITVSIGQATAARRLQQAGGFPGGFPSFPMPTTPFPSTPSAGGFPSFPMPTTPFPSTPSAGGGLPNIFPPFPPSSFPTTPAQTTTP, from the coding sequence ATGGCTTCTTCATCCAAGACTGTGATCATGGCTCTTCTCATGATTATTATAACAGTGTCAATTGGACAAGCCACAGCAGCTCGTCGTCTTCAACAGGCTGGTGGTTTCCCTGGCGGTTTTCCTTCATTCCCTATGCCTACCACCCCATTTCCTAGTACTCCATCAGCTGGTGGTTTTCCATCATTCCCTATGCCTACCACCCCATTTCCTAGTACTCCATCAGCTGGTGGTGGCTTGCCTAATATATTTCCTCCATTTCCACCATCTTCATTCCCCACTACCCCTGCACAGACCACTACTCCTTGA